A portion of the Juglans microcarpa x Juglans regia isolate MS1-56 chromosome 1D, Jm3101_v1.0, whole genome shotgun sequence genome contains these proteins:
- the LOC121240220 gene encoding bZIP transcription factor 44-like, with translation MPSTQSASSGSEADAIKYGLMDEKKRKRMQSNRESAKRSRMKQQKKMEDLVDEKAMLLRELKKNSASYSGRERGWHSLESENNLLIAEKMCLAKRLDKFNSLIVNLGLVENNTPKSPELIMLNTSLLPQCSLSQPPPEGFGLNSVSGRGF, from the coding sequence ATGCCGTCCACACAATCTGCGAGCTCGGGGTCTGAAGCTGATGCAATTAAATACGGATTAATGGatgagaagaaaaggaagaggatgCAATCAAACAGAGAATCTGCAAAGCGCTCGCGAATGAAGCAACAGAAAAAGATGGAGGATTTAGTCGATGAAAAGGCAATGCTGTTGAGAGAGCTTAAGAAGAATAGCGCAAGTTACTCTGGCCGGGAGAGAGGATGGCATTCCCTGGAGTCAGAGAACAATCTTTTGATAGCTGAAAAGATGTGCTTGGCCAAGCGTTTAGACAAATTTAACTCACTTATCGTCAATCTTGGGCTTGTAGAAAATAACACACCCAAAAGTCCGGAGCTAATAATGTTGAATACATCGCTGCTTCCACAATGCAGCTTGTCGCAGCCTCCGCCGGAAGGTTTTGGCTTGAATTCAGTAAGTGGCCGAGGATTTTGA
- the LOC121255804 gene encoding protein SMAX1-LIKE 6 codes for MPTPVNIARQCLTPEAAHALDEAVAVARRRGHGQTTSLHAVSALLSLPSSTLRDACARARSSAYSPRLQFKALELCLSVSLDRVPSTQLADDPPVSNSLMAAIKRSQANQRRQPENFHLYHQIPQQSSISCVKVELQHLLLSILDDPVVSRVFGEAGFRSSEIKLAIVRPLPNVLRYSRSRGPPLFLCNLSEYSDPGRHGFTFPFSVFPGFCGGDENCRRIAEVMDRNKGRNPLLVGVCAYSALQSFTEAIEKRKDSVLPVELSGLNTICIENDVSEFVTENFDKGSLSLKFEEVSSKVKQSLGPGLVVNFGDLNAFVGGDDGAGEAAGYVVDQLTRLLEFHAGRVWLIGAAASDESYRKFLRKFPSVEKDWDLQLLPITSLRPSSMSESYPKSSLLGSFIPFGGFFSTPSDSKVPLSSSYRCVPHSLQCNEKCKPEVIAVSKGCCTTSVADHYKSSSPSWLQMTELGSNMGLDMKIKDDGAVLNAKVIGVQKKGDNICQHLQHTQLFPEANKFPTVLGFRFVEDKKENTDNHSSNNTDAASNETNCVKVDSCMSMDVLKIATLQSSNPFPVVSKAKNERLLWEQCKPPSKTEDLESGGLYSLPYSLSNSSVGDGSRTSPTSATSVTTDLGLGICFSPINNKPKKCIQKNVINLSRDISGNISNHPTQSSCFSSPDYGGQFDPRDLKTLLRALTERIGWQDEAIACCRAITEKRHRESLRTNIWLHFIGPDRFGKKKIALALAEIFYGGREQFICVDLSPLDGIIYTNTNLDCQEMNGHDIKFRGKTLLDYLAGELRKKPLSLVFLENVDKADVMARNSLSQAIRSGKLSDSHGREISINNAIFVTTSTSSKGTSLGRIRKKPSNFSEERILGAKCWPMQIRIEQTFVDTTKNQNMNALDTVRKEVSNPIFVNKRKLIIGNESLEQSEISEMAKRVHKGSSRYLDLNLPAEEYEACDSDEWNSEDSILENSNAWLQDFCDQVDETVVFKPFDFVALTEKVSREIKKCFSKIVGSDSLLEVDSKVMDQLLAAAYISDGSSVVEYWVERVLSRAFAEVPKRYSLTAHSVVKLASCEGLCFEELALGVCLPPRIILN; via the exons ATGCCTACGCCGGTTAATATTGCCAGGCAATGCTTAACGCCAGAGGCAGCCCATGCGCTCGACGAGGCGGTAGCAGTCGCGCGCAGGCGTGGACACGGCCAAACGACGTCGCTTCACGCTGTGTCTGCCCTCCTTTCCCTCCCCTCGTCCACTCTACGCGATGCCTGCGCGCGTGCGCGTAGCTCCGCTTACTCGCCCCGCCTCCAATTCAAGGCTCTGGAGCTGTGCCTGAGCGTCTCACTCGACCGAGTACCCTCGACCCAACTTGCCGACGACCCGCCTGTGTCGAACTCGCTCATGGCCGCGATAAAGCGCTCCCAAGCCAACCAAAGAAGACAACCCGAGAATTTCCATCTCTACCATCAGATTCCGCAGCAGTCTTCGATTTCCTGCGTGAAAGTGGAGCTCCAGCATTTGCTTCTTTCGATTCTCGATGACCCGGTAGTGAGCCGGGTTTTCGGTGAAGCGGGCTTTCGGAGCTCCGAAATCAAGCTCGCCATCGTTCGACCACTCCCTAACGTCCTCAGATACTCGCGCTCCAGAGGTCCACCTTTGTTTCTCTGCAATTTGAGCGAGTATTCGGACCCGGGGCGTCACGGCTTCACTTTTCCTTTCTCGGTTTTCCCCGGGTTTTGCGGCGGAGACGAGAATTGTAGACGGATTGCGGAGGTTATGGACAGGAATAAGGGAAGGAATCCTCTGCTTGTGGGTGTATGTGCTTACAGTGCACTCCAAAGCTTCACAGAAGcaatagagaaaagaaaggacaGCGTTTTGCCAGTGGAACTCTCTGGGTTGAATACAATTTGCATTGAAAACGATGTCTCAGAGTTCGTTACCGAGAATTTTGATAAAGGGTCTCTGAGTTTGAAGTTTGAGGAGGTGAGTTCGAAGGTGAAGCAGAGTTTGGGACCTGGGTTGGTGGTGAATTTCGGAGACTTGAACGCATTTGTAGGTGGTGACGATGGCGCGGGTGAAGCAGCAGGCTATGTCGTTGACCAACTCACTAGGTTATTGGAGTTTCATGCAGGGAGAGTGTGGTTGATTGGTGCCGCCGCGAGTGACGAGTCGTATAGGAAGTTTTTGCGTAAATTTCCATCAGTCGAGAAGGACTGGGACTTGCAGCTTCTGCCCATCACTTCTCTCAGGCCGTCTTCCATGTCTGAATCATACCCCAAATCCAG CTTGCTGGGGTCATTTATTCCATTTGGTGGGTTCTTTTCAACACCTTCTGACTCAAAGGTTCCATTGAGTAGCTCATATCGATGTGTTCCCCACAGTCTTCAGTGCAATGAAAAATGTAAGCCGGAAGTAATTGCCGTTTCAAAGGGATGTTGCACTACTTCAGTTGCAGATCACTACAAATCTAGCTCGCCATCTTGGTTGCAGATGACTGAACTTGGCTCTAACATGGGACTGGATATGAAG ATCAAAGATGATGGAGCGGTATTGAATGCCAAAGTCATCGGAGTGCAGAAGAAAGGGGACAATATATGCCAGCATCTCCAACACACACAACTATTCCCTGAAGCAAACAAGTTTCCTACTGTCTTGGGCTTTCGATTTGTTGAAGACAAGAAGGAAAACACTGATAATCACAGTAGCAATAATACTGATGCAGCTTCAAATGAAACAAACTGCGTGAAAGTGGATTCATGCATGTCCATGGATGTACTAAAGATTGCTACATTACAATCAAGCAATCCTTTCCCTGTGGTTAGCAAGGCTAAGAATGAGCGTTTGCTATGGGAACAATGCAAACCACCTTCAAAAACTGAAGATCTTGAGTCAGGTGGTCTCTATTCTCTTCCTTACAGTTTATCCAATTCAAGTGTGGGTGATGGTAGTCGAACCTCTCCCACATCTGCAACTTCTGTCACAACCGATTTAGGACTGGGAATATGCTTTTCTCCCATTAATAATAAGCCAAAGAAATGTATAcagaaaaatgtaataaatcTTTCACGGGACATCTCAGGGAACATCTCTAATCATCCCACTCAATCTTCCTGCTTCTCAAGTCCTGACTATGGTGGGCAGTTTGACCCAAGAGATCTCAAGACGCTATTAAGAGCATTGACTGAGAGGATCGGCTGGCAAGATGAAGCCATAGCCTGCTGCCGAGCAATTACTGAAAAACGGCATAGAGAAAGTCTGAGGACGAATATATGGCTCCATTTTATTGGACCTGACAGATTTGGTAAGAAGAAAATTGCTCTTGCCCTTGCTGAGATATTTTATGGAGGCCGGGAACAATTTATTTGTGTCGATCTGAGTCCCCTTGATGGGATAATCTATACAAACACAAACCTTGATTGCCAAGAAATGAATGGTCATGATATAAAATTCAGGGGGAAGACTCTTCTTGACTATCTTGCGGGGGAGTTACGCAAGAAACCCTTGTCTTTAGTCTTCCTTGAAAATGTAGATAAAGCTGATGTGATGGCTAGGAATAGTTTGTCTCAGGCCATTCGGTCTGGTAAACTTTCGGACTCACATGGAAGAGAAATCAGCATTAATAATGCGATATTTGTGACAACTTCAACATCCTCAAAGGGAACGAGTCTTGGCAGAATCAGGAAAAAACCCTCAAACTTCTCTGAGGAAAGAATTTTGGGTGCAAAATGCTGGCCGATGCAGATAAGAATTGAACAAACCTTTGTAGATAccacaaaaaaccaaaacatgaaTGCATTGGATACAGTGAGAAAAGAAGTATCCAATCCAATCTTTGTGAACAAAAGGAAGCTTATTATTGGCAATGAATCTCTGGAGCAGTCAGAAATCTCAGAAATGGCCAAACGGGTGCACAAGGGATCAAGTAGGTACCTAGATTTGAACCTTCCAGCTGAAGAGTATGAAGCTTGTGATTCTGATGAGTGGAACTCGGAGGATTCCATCCTTGAGAACTCCAATGCTTGGTTACAAGATTTTTGTGATCAGGTGGATGAAACCGTGGTTTTCAAGCCATTTGATTTTGTTGCACTTACCGAGAAAGTATCTAGGGAGATAAAGAAGTGCTTCTCCAAGATTGTTGGCTCTGACTCTTTGCTAGAGGTTGACTCTAAAGTCATGGATCAATTGCTTGCAGCTGCATACATATCAGATGGGAGCAGTGTGGTGGAGTATTGGGTGGAACGAGTCCTCAGCAGGGCATTTGCAGAAGTTCCCAAAAGATACAGCCTCACAGCTCATTCTGTTGTGAAACTAGCTTCTTGTGAGGGCCTTTGTTTTGAGGAGCTAGCACTTGGAGTTTGCCTTCCGCCAAGAATTATTCTTAATTGA
- the LOC121242578 gene encoding probable 2-oxoglutarate-dependent dioxygenase At5g05600 has product MNSTVDWPEPIVRVQSLSESEVPVIPDRYIKPPLERPTINRTTTSTTDAPRDDVNIPIIDLQGLHGDDDNLRTTILGQISEACREWGFFQILNHGVRPQLMDRAREVWREFFHLPLEMKQPYANSPKTYEGYGSRLGVEKGAILDWSDYYFLHYLPLSLKDYNKWPALPADCREVLDEYGKEVVNLCGRLMKLLSLNLGLEEDVLQNAFGGQNIGACLRVNFYPKCPQPDLTLGLSSHSDPGGMTLLLPDDQVPGLQVRRENNWITVKPARHAFIVNIGDQIQVLSNAIYKSVEHRVIVNSGQERVSLAFFYNPKSDIPIEPAKELVAKDRPALYPPMTFDEYRLFIRLRGPRGKSQVESLRSQNTYKFCSCK; this is encoded by the exons CCGACCATTAACAGAactactactagtactactgatGCGCCTCGCGACGATGTTAACATCCCAATCATCGATCTTCAAGGCTTACATGGAGACGATGATAATCTTCGTACCACCATACTTGGTCAAATATCTGAAGCTTGCCGAGAGTGGGGTTTCTTCCAGATTCTCAACCATGGAGTCCGTCCCCAACTCATGGACCGTGCACGGGAGGTTTGGCGCGAGTTCTTTCACCTTCCCCTGGAGATGAAGCAACCTTATGCTAACTCCCCAAAAACTTATGAAGGTTATGGTAGCCGGCTAGGGGTCGAAAAAGGTGCCATTCTTGATTGGAgtgattattattttcttcactACCTTCCATTGTCGTTGAAGGACTACAACAAATGGCCTGCCCTCCCGGCTGATTGCAG GGAAGTGCTCGATGAGTATGGGAAAGAGGTAGTGAACCTATGCGGGAGGTTAATGAAACTCTTGTCTTTAAACCTTGGATTGGAAGAGGATGTTCTTCAAAACGCATTCGGCGGCCAAAACATTGGGGCCTGTCTGAGGGTGAACTTTTATCCAAAGTGTCCACAGCCTGACCTGACCCTTGGTTTGTCATCCCATTCGGACCCAGGTGGCATGACACTGCTCCTTCCAGATGACCAAGTCCCCGGTCTTCAAGTCCGGAGAGAAAATAATTGGATTACTGTCAAACCGGCTCGCCACGCTTTTATCGTCAATATTGGCGATCAAATTCAG GTTCTAAGCAATGCAATCTACAAGAGCGTGGAGCATAGAGTGATAGTAAATTCAGGCCAAGAGCGTGTCTCTCTTGCCTTTTTCTACAATCCAAAGAGTGACATACCCATAGAGCCAGCAAAGGAGCTTGTGGCAAAGGACAGACCTGCTCTATACCCACCTATGACATTCGATGAATATAGGCTTTTCATAAGATTAAGGGGTCCTCGGGGCAAATCCCAAGTGGAGTCACTGAGATCGCAAAATACATACAAGTTTTGTTCATGTAAATGA